The DNA segment TCCCGACGAATTAAAAGAACAGCTCCACCGTTCGCGAGAGCTTACCCAGGCTTTGGGAATCCCCTGTTTTCATAAGGAGGGGTATGAGGCGGATGATTTGATCAACGATTTAGCAAAATGGGGGAGTTCCCAGGGGTATACCGTTCGTATTGTTTCAAAAGATAAAGACCTCATGCAGCTTGTTACAGACTCCATACACCTGTTTGCCCCCGGAAAAAACTACACCTTCGATGATATGGGGCCAGAGCAAGTGTTTGAGAAAATGGGGGTATATCCCGATCGTATTGTCGATCTTCTTGCCCTTATGGGAGACTCCTCCGACAATATTCCGGGTATCCCCGGTGTTGGCCCCAAGACTGCTATAAAACTCTTGGAATCATGTGATTCGGTAGATGTGCTTCTGGAGGACCCCAGTCGTGCGCACACAAAAAAAATTGCGGAGAAAGTACGTACACACCGCGAAGAACTCATCCTTTCCCTTGAGTTAGTTCAGTTTCATCATACGGGCATTACCCTAACTCCGTCCAAAGTTGTTCGTCAAGATCCCGCCCACGGGGAAATACAACGTCTCTTCGACGAGTTTGAGTTTTCCAGTTTGTTTACACACCCCTTTTTTCAACGCCATCCTATCACAACAGAATCTGCCCTGAGCTTTTCTACAACCATTCTACGTGACCCGGAAGAGTTTGCAAAAATTTGTGCAGACATAGAAACGGAGGGGGTTATCGCCTTCGATACGGAGACAACTTCCTTAGAGTGTCATGAGGCAGAGCTTGTGGGGTTTTCTCTCGCCTGTTCCTGTGAAGAGGGGTGGTATATTCCTCTGGGGCATGAAAATGGTGAAAATGCTCCGCGTGAGAAAATACTGCCCTTGTTGCAGGCTCTTTTGGAAAATCCACGTATTGAAATTGTGGGACAAAATCTTAAATATGATATGCAGGTATTATACAAGTATGACATTACCATGGAAGGTCCTCTGTTTGATACCATGGTTGCTGCGTATATTCTTGGTCCTGATGATGGTCCGTTCAATCTAGAACATCTTGCTCAGACATGGCTCTCTTACAGAATGCAACCTATTGAAGATCTCCTTGGATCAAAGCGTACGGGACAGCTCTCTTTTGCTGCGGTGGAGCAGGATGTTGCCGGGGAGTATGCCGTGGAGGATGTTGTTGTGCCTCTCTGTTTACGCAAGATCTTCATAAAGAAATTGACCGAAATGTCCTTGGAAAATCTCTATTACTCCCTTGAAGCACCTCTAATTTCTATACTTGCATCTATGGAGTATACCGGCATATATTTAGATGCATCACACCTTGCTCAACTGGAGGATGAATATTGCAAGGGTATGGAAGATCTCAAGGACGCTGTCTTTACGCAGGCAGGGGAGGAGTTTAATTTAAATTCCCCCAAACAGTTGGGCCATATCTTATTTGAAAAGCTGGGCCTACCCAAGGGGAAAAAAACAAAGACCGGGTATTCTACTCGGGTTGATATTCTCGAGAAACTGGCTCCTACCTTTCCCATTGTGAAAGATATTCTTGCGTATCGGGAAAAGCAAAAACTGTATTCAACATATATCCGTGCCCTACCGGAGAAAATATGTGGATGTACGGGACGTGTTCATACCAGTTTTATGCAAACAGGAACCGCCACGGGGCGACTGTCCAGTAAAAATCCAAATTTGCAGAATATACCTGTGAAGACACCGGAAGGGCGTTTGATTCGTTCTGCCTTTGTTGCAGAAGCTGATCACGTACTTCTTGCGGCGGACTATTCACAAATAGAGCTTCGTCTTCTTGCCCACTTCTCACAGGACCCCGTATTACTTGAGGCGTTTCATCGTGGTGCCGATATCCACCGGGAAACCGCCGCTGCATTTTTTGATGTTCCCGTGGAATTTGTTTCCGAACAAATGCGTCGCACGGCGAAGATTATTAATTTTGGCTTAATGTACGGCATGGGGCCATATAAGCTTTCCAATGATCTCAACATTCCCTTTGGGAAGGCTCGTGAGTTTATTCAACGGTATTTCGAGCGTTTCTCAACCATAAAAGAATTTATGGATCGGGTGGAATATGAGGCAAAGGACCGGGGATATAGCCAAACCTTACTGGGAAGAAAGCGCTGGATTACCGGTTTTACCGAATCAAATCAGCATCTTCGCGACGGAGCACGTCGCCTCGCGGTGAATACTCCCGTCCAAGGAACTGCGGCGGATATTATCAAAAAGGCCATGATTGATATTGCTGCACAACTTCAGAAAGAATCCTATGATGCTCGTCTTATTCTGCAGGTGCATGATGAACTCGTTTTTGAGGTATTACAAAGGGATGTTCGTGCGGTAGAAGAGTTGGTTGTAGAAAAAATGAGTAGTGCCGTATCACTTTCTGTACCCTTGGAAGTATCATCTCACTATGCACTAAATTGGAGTGATGCGCATTAGATTGTTTTCTTGAACACCTGCTTTTTCCAGGAGAAAGAGCCGAAGACACCGCGAAAGACAGAGTAGAGAACGATGCCGAGTTGCAGAATAGAAGCGGGAATTATGGCCCAGCCGTGTGCCGGAAGAGATACTTGAAACAGGCGTGCCCCAGGAATAAGAAAAAAAGATTCTCCCACGATCTTTACCATGAGCAGCAGAATGGGGGTGTAGGGCGACCAAAGGCCTATTATGGCAGGGAGTAGGGAAAGCGGTATTGCAAGATAAAAGAGGAATATCGCTCCTAAGAAAAG comes from the Chitinivibrio alkaliphilus ACht1 genome and includes:
- the polA gene encoding DNA polymerase I — translated: MPSQDFLILDSHALLFRAYYALIRNPLINSKGVNTSALFGFSRYLLHLMDTFPDAHIAAAFDSPGPTLRKQRYSEYKANRSAVPDELKEQLHRSRELTQALGIPCFHKEGYEADDLINDLAKWGSSQGYTVRIVSKDKDLMQLVTDSIHLFAPGKNYTFDDMGPEQVFEKMGVYPDRIVDLLALMGDSSDNIPGIPGVGPKTAIKLLESCDSVDVLLEDPSRAHTKKIAEKVRTHREELILSLELVQFHHTGITLTPSKVVRQDPAHGEIQRLFDEFEFSSLFTHPFFQRHPITTESALSFSTTILRDPEEFAKICADIETEGVIAFDTETTSLECHEAELVGFSLACSCEEGWYIPLGHENGENAPREKILPLLQALLENPRIEIVGQNLKYDMQVLYKYDITMEGPLFDTMVAAYILGPDDGPFNLEHLAQTWLSYRMQPIEDLLGSKRTGQLSFAAVEQDVAGEYAVEDVVVPLCLRKIFIKKLTEMSLENLYYSLEAPLISILASMEYTGIYLDASHLAQLEDEYCKGMEDLKDAVFTQAGEEFNLNSPKQLGHILFEKLGLPKGKKTKTGYSTRVDILEKLAPTFPIVKDILAYREKQKLYSTYIRALPEKICGCTGRVHTSFMQTGTATGRLSSKNPNLQNIPVKTPEGRLIRSAFVAEADHVLLAADYSQIELRLLAHFSQDPVLLEAFHRGADIHRETAAAFFDVPVEFVSEQMRRTAKIINFGLMYGMGPYKLSNDLNIPFGKAREFIQRYFERFSTIKEFMDRVEYEAKDRGYSQTLLGRKRWITGFTESNQHLRDGARRLAVNTPVQGTAADIIKKAMIDIAAQLQKESYDARLILQVHDELVFEVLQRDVRAVEELVVEKMSSAVSLSVPLEVSSHYALNWSDAH